A single Bacteroidota bacterium DNA region contains:
- a CDS encoding toxin-antitoxin system YwqK family antitoxin: MKKYFIIILLSGLLGCQEDQIDDSSKRNENWAWFINEDTGKGSWLPISDKMIVSTGDYTLFFSTGEILEQGKIKDSLNVDTARVFNKSGELLYLKIFNDKNNTGKYYISDGDFTEYYNNGKLWFEGAVENHEEIGLWTEYDKDGNILWKGNFYNAFYWSSNYYLNGSIKDSSYFENNKQQGIYKLWYENGKISQITNWKDHLQDGEQIYFHDNGQLRGKEFWISGQIHGLSIHYHSNGNLHYESNHYYGVRNGLRKDFHDNGNLKSEGYFEKGVAFGDWLWYNLNGKLYQRDSYKNGKLISIEKID, encoded by the coding sequence ATGAAAAAATATTTTATAATTATATTGCTTTCTGGCCTTTTGGGATGTCAAGAAGATCAAATTGATGATAGCTCAAAAAGAAATGAAAACTGGGCTTGGTTCATAAATGAAGATACTGGAAAAGGAAGTTGGTTGCCCATTTCTGATAAAATGATAGTTTCAACTGGAGACTATACATTATTTTTTTCAACAGGGGAAATATTAGAGCAAGGAAAAATAAAAGACAGTTTGAATGTTGATACTGCTCGAGTATTTAATAAATCTGGAGAGCTCTTATATCTCAAAATTTTTAACGATAAAAATAATACTGGTAAATATTATATTTCTGATGGAGACTTTACTGAATATTATAATAACGGAAAATTATGGTTTGAAGGAGCTGTTGAAAATCATGAGGAAATAGGACTTTGGACAGAATATGATAAAGACGGAAATATTTTATGGAAAGGTAATTTTTATAATGCTTTTTATTGGAGTTCCAATTATTATTTAAATGGATCTATAAAAGACAGCTCATATTTTGAAAATAATAAGCAACAAGGAATTTATAAACTTTGGTATGAAAATGGAAAAATATCACAAATAACAAATTGGAAAGATCATTTACAAGATGGGGAACAAATTTATTTTCATGATAATGGACAATTAAGAGGTAAAGAATTTTGGATTTCTGGACAAATTCATGGTCTTAGTATTCATTATCATTCAAATGGGAACTTACATTATGAGTCAAATCATTACTATGGTGTTCGCAACGGTTTAAGAAAAGATTTTCATGATAATGGAAATTTGAAGTCTGAAGGATATTTTGAAAAAGGGGTTGCGTTTGGAGACTGGCTATGGTACAATTTAAATGGGAAATTATATCAAAGAGATTCTTATAAAAATGGAAAGCTTATAAGTATTGAAAAGATTGACTAG
- a CDS encoding energy transducer TonB, whose translation MISRLTFLTLLVCVFVGQNSFSQEKAEIDTTEIWHAVDVMPVFPGNEPALFKFISSNLKYPEEAKTKNIKGTVFIEFVIDTVGNVRPETVKVKKSLHPLLDDEAIRVVKLLPQWKPGFITILNKPAEVNYVLPFQFK comes from the coding sequence ATGATAAGCAGACTTACTTTTTTGACACTTCTAGTTTGTGTTTTTGTAGGACAAAATTCATTCTCTCAGGAAAAAGCAGAGATAGATACCACAGAGATATGGCATGCAGTTGATGTAATGCCCGTATTCCCTGGCAATGAACCTGCATTATTTAAATTTATTAGCAGCAATTTGAAATATCCAGAAGAAGCTAAAACTAAAAATATCAAAGGAACTGTATTTATTGAATTCGTTATTGATACTGTTGGTAATGTTCGGCCAGAGACAGTTAAAGTAAAAAAATCATTACACCCTTTATTGGATGACGAAGCGATTAGAGTGGTCAAGCTTTTACCACAGTGGAAACCTGGTTTTATAACAATATTAAACAAACCGGCAGAAGTCAATTACGTGTTACCTTTTCAATTTAAATAA